In Hyphomicrobium denitrificans 1NES1, one DNA window encodes the following:
- a CDS encoding glutathione S-transferase family protein codes for MLKLVVANKLYSSWSLRPWAVLKAFDIPFEEIVIPLRQPDSRERLLEYSPSGKVPVLVDGDVVVWESMAIVEYLAESFPDRAIWPRDVRARAHARAIANEMHGGFQPLRQACPMHLGARFATPPLTDSLQANIDRIEDIWSGARNRFGGGGPYLFGTFTGADAMYLPIVTRFETYGVPVREATRAYMDTMLAHPVFTEWRTSAFNESWRIPDYSVGHTLIESYV; via the coding sequence ATGCTGAAGCTCGTCGTCGCCAACAAACTTTATTCGTCGTGGTCGCTGCGCCCGTGGGCGGTGCTGAAGGCCTTCGATATTCCGTTTGAAGAAATCGTCATTCCGCTGCGCCAGCCGGACAGCCGTGAACGGCTTCTGGAATACTCTCCTTCTGGCAAAGTTCCCGTCCTCGTCGACGGCGACGTCGTCGTCTGGGAGAGCATGGCCATCGTCGAGTACCTGGCCGAATCCTTTCCCGATCGGGCCATCTGGCCGCGCGATGTCAGGGCGCGCGCCCACGCTCGCGCAATCGCAAACGAAATGCACGGCGGATTCCAGCCCCTGCGCCAAGCCTGTCCGATGCATCTGGGTGCGCGTTTCGCGACGCCCCCGCTGACCGACTCGCTCCAGGCCAACATCGACCGCATCGAAGACATCTGGTCCGGAGCCCGCAATCGTTTCGGCGGCGGAGGACCGTATCTCTTTGGAACCTTCACGGGGGCTGACGCCATGTACCTCCCGATCGTCACGCGCTTCGAGACCTATGGCGTCCCCGTGCGCGAGGCGACGCGCGCCTACATGGATACGATGCTCGCCCATCCGGTCTTTACTGAATGGCGCACGAGTGCATTCAATGAATCTTGGAGAATTCCGGATTATTCGGTGGGACACACGCTCATCGAAAGCTACGTCTGA
- the ilvN gene encoding acetolactate synthase small subunit yields MIAMAEPQKQSHYPSPSRQQEVVSRTLSIFVDNEPGVLARVIGLFAGRGYNIDSLTVTEVEHEKHLSRITVITSGTPAVLQQIKHQLERLVPVHRVRDLTEEGDAIERELALIKVVGKGEKRIEALRIAEIFRARVVDTSTEHFVFEMTGKPSKIETFLNLMIELGLAEVSRTGIAAIGRGPGGH; encoded by the coding sequence ATGATCGCCATGGCCGAGCCGCAGAAACAATCCCACTATCCAAGCCCTTCGCGCCAACAGGAGGTCGTCTCCCGTACGCTGTCGATATTCGTCGACAACGAGCCGGGCGTTCTGGCTCGTGTCATCGGCCTTTTTGCCGGGCGCGGCTACAACATCGACTCGCTGACCGTGACCGAGGTCGAGCACGAGAAGCATCTGTCGCGGATCACAGTCATTACGAGTGGAACGCCGGCCGTGCTGCAGCAGATCAAGCATCAGCTCGAGCGGCTCGTGCCGGTGCACCGCGTGCGCGATCTGACGGAAGAAGGCGATGCCATCGAGCGCGAGTTGGCGCTCATCAAGGTCGTCGGCAAAGGAGAGAAGCGGATCGAGGCGCTGCGCATCGCCGAAATCTTCCGCGCCCGGGTCGTCGACACCTCGACCGAGCACTTCGTTTTCGAGATGACAGGCAAGCCGTCGAAGATCGAGACCTTCCTCAATCTCATGATCGAGCTAGGGCTCGCCGAAGTATCCCGTACCGGCATCGCCGCCATCGGGCGCGGTCCCGGAGGCCACTAG